One window of the Candidatus Chryseobacterium colombiense genome contains the following:
- a CDS encoding FMN-binding glutamate synthase family protein, protein MRDKFLSWGIVLVVATWIVAILIKTHYWIPTLLSAIYALGVYNAYQSKHAILRNFPVLGYFRYFFESISPEMQQYFIERETDGKPFPRNQRSAVYRRAKNLSDTVAFGTQLEVNHRKYEGIKHSIYAKSPKEELPRVWVGGEQCTQPYHASLFNISAMSFGALSDRAQISLNRGAKKGNFYHNTGEGGISPYHLEGGDLCWQIGTGYFGCRDEEGKFNPELFKKYSTMSNVKMVEIKLSQGAKPGHGGVLPGVKNTPEIAKIRHVTPGVTVISPPSHSAFSDAAGLLRFVQQLRELSGGKPVGFKLCIGDTKEFEDVCVQMNVLKIYPDFITIDGAEGGTGAAPPEFSDGVGMPLEPALIFVNRTLKNYNLRDKLRVIASGKVLTSLDILRAIAMGADMCNNARGFMFSLGCIQALRCNSNNCPTGVATQDKMLIKGLDVTDKAERVYHFHKNTLHTCNELIAAAGRSSYEEVDATMFMRGDEFDHLADLYFPDILGNVKQKARV, encoded by the coding sequence ATGAGAGATAAGTTTTTATCTTGGGGGATTGTATTAGTTGTTGCTACATGGATTGTTGCAATACTAATAAAAACACACTATTGGATACCGACGCTGTTATCCGCAATTTATGCATTGGGAGTTTACAATGCTTATCAGTCAAAACATGCTATTTTAAGGAACTTTCCGGTATTGGGCTACTTTCGGTACTTCTTTGAAAGCATTTCACCAGAAATGCAGCAATATTTCATAGAAAGGGAAACTGATGGAAAGCCATTTCCCAGAAATCAGCGTTCTGCGGTATACAGACGGGCTAAAAACTTAAGTGATACTGTGGCTTTCGGAACACAGCTTGAAGTTAATCATCGAAAATACGAAGGTATTAAACATTCCATTTATGCTAAGTCTCCCAAAGAAGAACTTCCGAGAGTTTGGGTAGGAGGTGAGCAATGTACACAGCCTTATCATGCTTCTTTATTTAATATTTCTGCGATGAGTTTCGGAGCATTGAGTGACAGAGCTCAAATTTCGCTGAATAGAGGTGCAAAAAAAGGGAACTTCTATCATAATACAGGTGAAGGAGGAATTTCTCCATATCATTTGGAGGGAGGTGATCTTTGTTGGCAGATTGGAACAGGATATTTTGGATGTCGTGATGAAGAGGGGAAATTTAATCCTGAATTATTTAAAAAATATTCAACCATGTCTAATGTAAAAATGGTTGAAATCAAATTATCTCAAGGTGCAAAACCTGGTCATGGTGGTGTTTTACCGGGAGTCAAAAATACACCTGAAATTGCGAAAATACGCCATGTCACACCAGGAGTTACGGTAATTTCTCCGCCTTCCCATAGTGCTTTTTCTGATGCGGCAGGTCTGTTAAGATTTGTGCAGCAGTTGAGAGAACTTTCAGGCGGGAAACCTGTTGGTTTTAAGCTTTGTATTGGTGATACTAAAGAGTTTGAGGATGTTTGTGTTCAGATGAATGTGCTGAAAATTTATCCTGATTTTATAACAATTGATGGAGCTGAAGGAGGTACCGGAGCTGCACCACCGGAATTTTCTGATGGAGTAGGAATGCCTTTAGAACCCGCTTTGATTTTTGTTAATAGAACGCTTAAGAACTATAATTTAAGAGATAAATTAAGAGTGATAGCAAGTGGGAAAGTTTTAACGAGTCTGGATATTTTGAGAGCTATTGCAATGGGAGCAGATATGTGTAATAACGCAAGAGGGTTTATGTTTTCTTTAGGCTGTATTCAGGCATTGAGATGTAATTCTAATAATTGTCCTACGGGAGTTGCGACACAGGATAAAATGTTAATTAAAGGGCTTGATGTAACTGATAAAGCAGAAAGAGTATATCACTTCCATAAAAATACCCTTCATACTTGTAATGAATTGATTGCAGCAGCAGGAAGAAGCTCTTATGAAGAAGTGGATGCAACAATGTTTATGAGAGGAGATGAATTTGATCACTTAGCGGATCTGTATTTCCCGGATATTTTAGGAAATGTAAAGCAAAAAGCAAGAGTTTAA
- a CDS encoding S4 domain-containing protein: MRIDKFLWSIRFYKTRTVATEEIKKNRVSIGESVVKSSKEVKEGDVIKVRKNQIDYKIKVIQIPKSRIGAKLVPLHIKDVTDKEQYELLKMRKMSQDYYRIKGEGRPTKKDRRDMDDYVENDVASDFTDWDDFFGETGEDDSETED; this comes from the coding sequence ATGAGAATAGATAAATTTTTATGGAGCATTCGCTTTTATAAGACCAGAACCGTTGCTACTGAGGAGATTAAAAAAAACAGAGTTTCCATTGGTGAATCGGTAGTGAAGTCTTCTAAAGAGGTGAAGGAGGGGGATGTGATCAAGGTCCGTAAAAATCAGATTGACTATAAAATTAAGGTAATTCAGATTCCCAAAAGCAGAATCGGTGCGAAATTAGTGCCTTTACATATAAAAGATGTGACGGATAAAGAACAATATGAATTATTAAAAATGCGTAAGATGTCTCAGGATTATTACCGTATTAAAGGAGAAGGCAGGCCTACAAAGAAAGACCGGCGTGATATGGATGACTATGTAGAAAATGATGTGGCTTCAGATTTTACAGACTGGGACGACTTCTTTGGGGAGACCGGAGAAGATGATTCTGAAACCGAAGATTAA
- a CDS encoding shikimate kinase — protein sequence MIISLVGYMGSGKSHISKILSEKLNFKLIDLDKEISRRNKLTIPEIFEKKGEIHFRKLEREILEEILASEENVILSLGGGTPVYYNNMEIINHNSKSVFLRASVGTLSERLLKQKEKRPLIANISDENLAEFIAKHLFERNSFYSKAQINVITDNKTPEVIVDEIIEKLYL from the coding sequence ATGATAATTTCACTTGTTGGATACATGGGAAGTGGCAAATCTCACATTTCCAAAATATTAAGCGAAAAACTCAATTTTAAACTCATTGATCTTGATAAAGAAATTTCCAGAAGAAATAAATTAACGATCCCTGAAATCTTCGAGAAAAAGGGAGAAATTCACTTTAGAAAGCTGGAAAGAGAAATTTTAGAAGAGATTCTCGCCTCAGAAGAAAATGTGATTTTAAGTCTGGGCGGAGGAACTCCGGTCTATTATAATAATATGGAAATTATTAATCATAATTCGAAAAGTGTTTTTTTGAGAGCTTCTGTCGGAACCTTGTCCGAAAGATTATTAAAACAAAAAGAAAAACGTCCCTTGATCGCTAATATTTCTGATGAAAACCTTGCCGAGTTTATTGCTAAACATTTATTTGAAAGAAATAGCTTTTACAGTAAAGCACAGATTAATGTTATTACAGATAACAAAACTCCTGAAGTTATTGTAGATGAAATAATAGAAAAGCTCTATCTCTAG
- the panC gene encoding pantoate--beta-alanine ligase — protein sequence MEVLKNKKTLQDFIERQKEMGKRIGFAPTMGALHNGHLSLYEEARKENDLVISSIFVNPTQFNNPEDLEKYPRDINRDILILQNSGLVDAVYIPEVADIYPEKTESQHYDFDGLENEMEGKSRPGHFDGVGTVVEELFRQIQPDNAYFGEKDFQQLAIIKKMVEKKKLSIKIKGVPIYRASNGLALSSRNQRLHEDRKEASKIIYETLKKVNDWFKTNTISEIKEKVQDIFDNQQGMQLEYFLIADEETLKETNTFYKDRSFRAFIVVIVDGVRLIDNMHLS from the coding sequence ATGGAAGTTTTAAAAAATAAGAAAACTCTTCAGGATTTCATTGAAAGACAGAAAGAAATGGGAAAAAGAATAGGCTTTGCCCCTACAATGGGAGCACTACACAATGGGCATCTTTCCCTTTACGAAGAGGCAAGAAAAGAAAATGATCTTGTGATCTCTTCAATTTTTGTGAATCCTACCCAGTTTAACAATCCTGAAGACCTTGAAAAATACCCAAGAGATATAAACCGCGACATTTTGATTCTGCAAAACTCCGGTTTGGTAGATGCCGTTTATATTCCTGAAGTAGCAGATATTTACCCCGAAAAAACTGAAAGCCAGCACTACGACTTTGATGGACTGGAAAACGAAATGGAAGGAAAATCCCGCCCGGGACATTTTGATGGTGTCGGAACAGTTGTAGAGGAACTTTTTAGGCAAATCCAACCCGACAATGCTTATTTTGGAGAAAAAGACTTCCAACAATTAGCCATTATTAAGAAAATGGTTGAAAAGAAAAAACTTTCTATTAAAATAAAAGGTGTTCCAATTTATAGAGCAAGTAATGGGTTAGCATTAAGTTCAAGAAATCAAAGGCTGCATGAAGACAGAAAAGAAGCCTCAAAAATCATTTATGAAACTTTAAAAAAGGTAAATGATTGGTTTAAAACGAATACTATCTCTGAAATCAAAGAAAAAGTACAAGATATTTTTGATAACCAACAAGGGATGCAGCTTGAGTATTTTTTAATTGCAGACGAAGAAACTTTAAAAGAAACGAATACTTTTTACAAAGACAGAAGTTTCAGAGCTTTTATAGTTGTTATAGTGGATGGAGTAAGACTCATTGATAATATGCATCTTTCTTAA
- a CDS encoding glycogen/starch synthase has translation MPNQKILYITTEMYPYQEDTNLATVVNKMALKMHQEGNDVRVFMPRFGQISERKFQLHEVIRLSGMNIIINDLDQPLIIKVASLPGERLQVYFIDNEEYFKRKQYYFDDEGNPFDDNDERAIFFARGVIETIKKLNWVPDVIHLNGWMSSFVPIYLKTYYETDTYFKDAKIVLSLYNEKDAALSGNIEDKLKFDNISGLKALENPTIQNVVIESMNYVDSIVKGDEFLNEELDKAFNETDTSKSEYLDVDSINQLY, from the coding sequence ATGCCGAATCAAAAGATACTGTACATTACCACAGAAATGTACCCTTACCAGGAAGATACAAATTTAGCGACAGTGGTAAACAAAATGGCACTTAAGATGCACCAAGAAGGAAATGATGTGAGAGTTTTTATGCCGCGATTTGGACAAATAAGTGAAAGGAAGTTTCAGCTCCATGAAGTTATTCGTCTTTCAGGAATGAATATTATTATCAACGATTTAGATCAGCCTCTTATCATTAAGGTAGCTTCTCTTCCCGGTGAAAGACTTCAGGTGTATTTTATAGATAATGAAGAATATTTTAAAAGAAAGCAATATTATTTTGATGATGAAGGGAATCCTTTTGACGACAATGACGAGAGAGCAATCTTTTTTGCGAGAGGGGTTATAGAAACCATCAAAAAATTAAATTGGGTTCCGGATGTTATTCACTTAAACGGATGGATGTCTTCTTTTGTTCCTATTTATCTTAAAACATATTACGAAACAGACACATACTTTAAAGATGCGAAAATAGTTCTTTCTTTATACAATGAGAAAGATGCTGCATTGAGCGGTAATATTGAAGACAAACTTAAATTTGATAATATTTCCGGACTGAAGGCATTAGAAAATCCAACGATTCAAAATGTTGTAATCGAAAGTATGAACTATGTAGACTCAATTGTTAAAGGAGACGAATTCTTAAACGAAGAGCTGGACAAAGCTTTCAACGAAACCGATACCTCAAAATCTGAGTATCTTGACGTAGATTCTATCAATCAACTTTATTAA
- a CDS encoding DUF4270 family protein codes for MTYTIKRTFAILFMAIFGSVLLYNCEPEVDNLGEQLFLNDAAQGDETPYDVIAYNIDNHDSIRSDANSMFEVYNSTRKAVLGAFTESQFGMQRASYLTQLRLPSYSPDFGTQPVVDSVVLVIKPTYATDSLTTTTDENYIYPDGNIAAKKVVNTYPVYKYGKAKINGAVPQFTIKVNEVGDFLNGQNDIAYSNTNYNAPLELGSKTFNGNVNSVTITKDSDASSLYTSSAVGIRIPLSASFFQTKIVDKASSADLKDVSNFIRYFKGLKISVAESDGYLFRFDPDSVELIMYYKNDKTENGTTTRPQSTYNFTMGAANAHIGHYEYNRSAQFGSAVIGDKVNGDARLYTQGMGGPSIGIKIPATTIDKLKQLYQNNKSAIIGARVRMYTDPTWNVNYANYNNTYTKPTGFTIVQRDLDSNGKETTAFTTDLSNLSGSINFAIYKIYDIDKNPTYYDFTITKSLKDIVETGVDNTNKYFKIDLASFINTTAGSYAGYKYSNRTFSTDRAVFIGNESSNKNKIQLLVVHSKK; via the coding sequence ATGACTTATACTATTAAAAGGACTTTCGCCATTTTATTTATGGCGATTTTTGGAAGTGTATTATTATACAATTGTGAACCTGAAGTAGATAATTTAGGGGAACAATTATTTTTAAATGATGCAGCTCAGGGGGATGAAACACCTTACGATGTAATCGCCTATAATATTGATAATCATGATAGCATTCGTAGTGACGCCAACTCAATGTTTGAGGTTTATAATTCTACTAGAAAAGCGGTATTAGGTGCATTTACAGAGAGTCAGTTTGGAATGCAAAGAGCATCTTATCTTACACAATTACGTTTACCATCTTATAGTCCAGATTTTGGAACGCAGCCAGTGGTAGATTCTGTAGTATTGGTTATTAAGCCAACATATGCAACAGATTCACTTACGACTACGACAGATGAGAATTATATTTATCCGGATGGGAATATTGCAGCTAAAAAGGTTGTAAATACTTATCCTGTTTATAAATATGGAAAGGCTAAAATCAATGGAGCAGTACCACAATTTACAATTAAAGTAAATGAGGTGGGAGATTTTTTAAATGGTCAAAACGATATTGCTTATTCTAATACTAATTATAATGCTCCATTAGAGTTGGGAAGCAAAACATTTAATGGAAATGTAAACTCAGTGACAATAACAAAAGATTCTGATGCCAGTTCATTGTATACATCTTCAGCAGTAGGAATTAGAATTCCTTTAAGTGCTAGTTTCTTCCAGACTAAAATTGTAGATAAAGCTAGTTCTGCCGATCTTAAAGATGTATCTAACTTTATCAGATATTTTAAAGGTTTAAAGATTTCCGTTGCTGAAAGTGATGGATATTTATTTCGTTTTGATCCCGATAGTGTAGAATTGATCATGTACTATAAGAATGATAAGACGGAAAATGGTACAACTACAAGGCCGCAATCTACTTATAATTTTACCATGGGGGCTGCTAACGCACATATTGGTCATTATGAATATAATAGATCTGCACAGTTTGGAAGTGCTGTTATTGGAGATAAGGTAAATGGAGATGCTAGATTATATACACAAGGTATGGGCGGTCCGTCAATTGGGATTAAAATTCCTGCTACTACTATAGATAAATTAAAGCAGTTATATCAAAATAATAAATCGGCTATTATAGGTGCCAGAGTTAGAATGTATACAGATCCGACTTGGAATGTAAATTATGCGAATTACAATAACACATATACAAAACCAACTGGTTTTACTATTGTTCAAAGAGATTTGGATAGCAATGGTAAAGAGACAACGGCTTTTACCACGGATTTATCGAATTTGAGCGGATCAATCAACTTTGCCATATATAAAATCTACGATATTGATAAAAATCCGACATATTATGATTTTACAATTACAAAATCTTTGAAAGATATTGTTGAAACAGGTGTAGATAATACCAATAAATATTTTAAGATTGATTTAGCAAGTTTTATCAATACAACTGCTGGATCTTATGCTGGATACAAGTATTCAAACAGAACTTTTTCTACAGATAGAGCAGTATTTATAGGTAATGAATCATCTAATAAAAATAAGATACAACTTTTAGTTGTGCACAGTAAAAAATAA
- the glmS gene encoding glutamine--fructose-6-phosphate transaminase (isomerizing) yields MCGIVGYTGFQDAYDIVINGLRRLEYRGYDSAGIVLEDGNNKLEVEKTKGKVDDLVKISEGLKGTAKIGMGHTRWATHGVPSDRNSHPHLSNNNKIALVHNGIIENYDTIKTMLTEKGFSFKSETDTEVLVNLIQYFMDLNSEMDFPTAVRYALNEVYGAYAITVMHEDFPGVLVVGRLGSPLAIGIGEREYFIASDASPFVEFTKEAIYLEEGHMATISLENGVDIRTINDNSKIEAEIQQLKLSLEQIEKGGYEHFMLKEIFEQPKSVHDTMRGRLLVDEGIIKMAGIWDHIERFKNANRIIIIACGTSWHAGLIGEYLIEEYARIPVEVEYASEFRYRNPIITDKDVVIAISQSGETADTMAALKLAKEKGAFIYGICNVVDSSIARITDAGSYTHAGPEIGVASTKAFTAQLTILTLIAFKLGKHNGNLGNADFMSLIAELDAIPKKIEDVLSSTHELVQDIAKDFVTATNFLYLGRGYNYPAALEGALKLKEISYIHAEGYPAAEMKHGPIALIDENMPIVIIAPKKGHYDKIVSNVQEIKARKGKIIAVVNKGDTQVSAMADYVIEIPETSECFSPIVASVPLQLLAYYIAVYRGANVDQPRNLAKSVTVE; encoded by the coding sequence ATGTGCGGAATAGTAGGGTATACAGGATTTCAGGATGCGTATGATATTGTTATCAACGGTCTTAGAAGATTAGAATATAGAGGGTATGACAGTGCTGGAATTGTTTTAGAAGATGGAAATAATAAATTAGAAGTTGAGAAAACAAAAGGAAAGGTCGATGATTTAGTAAAGATTTCGGAAGGATTGAAAGGAACTGCCAAAATTGGCATGGGACATACTCGTTGGGCTACTCATGGAGTTCCTAGTGATAGAAATTCCCATCCGCACCTTTCAAATAATAATAAAATTGCACTTGTTCATAATGGTATCATTGAAAATTATGATACCATTAAAACAATGCTTACTGAAAAAGGCTTTAGCTTCAAATCAGAGACAGATACAGAAGTTTTAGTGAATCTTATCCAGTATTTTATGGATTTAAATTCAGAAATGGATTTTCCTACTGCAGTAAGGTATGCACTTAATGAGGTTTATGGTGCATATGCTATTACAGTGATGCATGAGGATTTTCCTGGAGTATTGGTTGTTGGAAGATTAGGATCTCCTTTAGCAATCGGTATTGGAGAGAGGGAATATTTCATTGCTTCTGATGCATCACCTTTTGTTGAATTTACAAAGGAAGCTATTTATCTTGAAGAAGGCCATATGGCTACAATTTCTTTAGAAAACGGAGTAGATATCAGAACAATTAATGATAATTCTAAAATTGAGGCTGAAATTCAGCAACTTAAATTAAGTTTAGAGCAGATTGAAAAAGGAGGGTATGAACATTTTATGTTGAAAGAAATTTTCGAGCAACCAAAATCTGTCCATGACACAATGAGAGGTAGACTTCTTGTAGATGAAGGGATTATCAAAATGGCAGGGATCTGGGATCATATCGAAAGATTTAAAAATGCAAACAGAATTATCATTATTGCTTGTGGTACTTCTTGGCATGCAGGTCTTATTGGAGAATATCTGATTGAAGAATATGCGAGAATTCCGGTTGAAGTAGAATATGCGTCGGAATTCAGATACAGAAATCCTATTATCACAGATAAAGATGTTGTAATTGCAATTTCTCAGTCCGGAGAAACGGCAGATACAATGGCTGCTTTAAAATTAGCTAAAGAAAAAGGAGCGTTTATATATGGTATTTGTAATGTTGTTGATTCTTCTATTGCAAGGATTACAGATGCTGGTTCATATACCCATGCTGGTCCTGAAATCGGAGTGGCTTCTACAAAAGCCTTTACTGCACAGTTAACCATTCTTACTTTAATAGCATTTAAATTAGGTAAACATAATGGAAACTTAGGAAATGCAGATTTCATGAGTTTAATTGCTGAGTTGGATGCTATTCCTAAAAAAATTGAGGATGTTTTAAGTTCGACGCACGAATTAGTACAGGATATAGCAAAAGATTTCGTTACGGCTACAAACTTCCTGTATTTGGGAAGAGGATATAACTATCCGGCAGCATTAGAAGGTGCATTGAAGTTAAAAGAAATCTCTTACATTCACGCAGAGGGTTATCCAGCGGCAGAGATGAAGCATGGCCCGATTGCATTGATTGATGAAAATATGCCAATTGTTATTATTGCTCCTAAAAAAGGACATTATGATAAGATTGTAAGTAATGTTCAGGAAATTAAAGCCAGAAAAGGAAAAATTATTGCTGTTGTTAATAAAGGAGATACTCAGGTAAGTGCAATGGCAGACTATGTTATTGAAATTCCTGAGACGTCAGAGTGCTTTTCTCCAATTGTTGCATCAGTGCCATTACAACTATTAGCATATTATATTGCAGTGTATAGAGGAGCGAATGTTGACCAGCCAAGAAACCTTGCAAAATCTGTAACTGTAGAATAA
- the gldK gene encoding gliding motility lipoprotein GldK, which produces MKRIFLLLLSASVASVSCSGGGTSSVGKPGTKGELIPREKAKSFVAERPYGMVAIPAGSFIAGMADQDPTNSAEKAPLKTTTVSSFFMDEAETTNAEYRLFINYVRDSIARTLLAEAAGEGGDGKGKGASIGDYAYLAKKEDNLTPYQEYLEGQGGGNDGGYDASKKLDWKIPLHWNTTKYPDVEYAEVLESMYLPASSRVGNERILDVSKLKYTYQWGDTDAAIADNERGANYLKRESIAIYPDTTVWVKDFHFTYNEPLFEQYFWHKAYKDYPVVGVTWDQARAYCNFRTKLKSDYNESLKRRKQRPLMFRLPTEVEWEYAAKGGKENAAYPWGGPYLMDDRGCYLANFKPKRGNYMEDDKKGTYTYTAPVKKFRKNGFGLYDMAGNVAEWTESGYNNSSAVFTSTLNPSTKDKSDTRKSVRGGSWKDVGYMLMTGMRDWERKDSARSYIGFRTVQDIPEAAVKPRKINR; this is translated from the coding sequence ATGAAAAGGATATTTCTTTTATTATTGTCTGCGTCAGTAGCGTCGGTATCTTGTTCAGGTGGTGGTACTTCTTCTGTAGGGAAACCAGGAACGAAAGGAGAATTGATACCAAGAGAAAAAGCAAAATCATTTGTTGCGGAAAGGCCATACGGTATGGTTGCGATTCCTGCAGGTTCGTTTATTGCGGGTATGGCAGATCAGGATCCAACAAACTCTGCCGAAAAAGCACCATTGAAAACAACAACAGTTTCTTCTTTCTTCATGGATGAAGCTGAAACTACTAATGCAGAATACAGACTGTTCATTAATTATGTAAGAGACTCTATCGCTAGAACATTACTTGCTGAAGCAGCAGGTGAAGGAGGTGATGGAAAAGGTAAAGGAGCTAGTATTGGAGACTATGCTTATTTAGCTAAAAAAGAAGACAATTTAACACCATATCAAGAATATTTAGAAGGCCAAGGTGGCGGAAATGACGGAGGTTACGATGCAAGTAAGAAATTAGACTGGAAAATCCCATTGCACTGGAATACGACAAAGTATCCGGATGTAGAATATGCAGAGGTTTTGGAATCTATGTATTTACCAGCTTCTTCTAGAGTTGGAAATGAAAGAATCCTGGACGTAAGTAAATTAAAATATACTTATCAGTGGGGAGATACAGATGCGGCTATTGCTGATAATGAAAGAGGGGCAAATTATTTGAAAAGAGAAAGTATTGCAATCTATCCTGATACAACAGTTTGGGTGAAAGATTTCCACTTTACTTATAATGAGCCGTTATTTGAACAATATTTTTGGCATAAAGCATATAAAGACTATCCTGTAGTTGGAGTAACTTGGGATCAGGCAAGAGCTTATTGTAACTTCAGAACTAAATTAAAATCTGATTATAACGAAAGCTTAAAAAGAAGAAAGCAAAGACCTTTGATGTTCAGACTTCCTACAGAAGTTGAATGGGAATATGCTGCAAAAGGTGGAAAAGAAAATGCGGCTTACCCATGGGGAGGTCCTTATTTGATGGATGACAGAGGTTGTTATCTTGCAAACTTCAAGCCAAAAAGAGGGAATTATATGGAAGATGATAAAAAAGGTACTTATACCTACACTGCTCCTGTAAAGAAATTCAGAAAGAACGGATTCGGTTTATATGATATGGCTGGAAACGTTGCTGAATGGACAGAATCAGGATACAACAATTCATCTGCAGTGTTTACATCTACGCTTAATCCATCTACTAAAGATAAGTCAGATACTAGAAAATCTGTAAGAGGAGGTTCTTGGAAAGATGTAGGGTATATGTTGATGACGGGTATGAGAGATTGGGAAAGAAAAGATTCTGCAAGAAGTTATATTGGATTTAGAACAGTACAGGATATCCCTGAAGCTGCAGTAAAGCCAAGAAAAATAAACAGATAA
- the gldL gene encoding gliding motility protein GldL has protein sequence MFKTKDAWMNFFYSFGAAIVILGAWLKITHITLGPINGNIALTVGLITEAIIFIIFAFDPPKNEESYAWENVYPELLDKHANPNPLHSNVSTRNNNHLAELENSLSGKLDKMLQDAKLDVQLFDRLRSGIDKFSNSVDQINQTVDVSASTHKYNDQLNKAAQHMESMNALYAMQLESGKKQSEFANKYVEDMQKSAEQSEKFNQELQGLTSNLNNLNRVYGGMLTAMKS, from the coding sequence ATGTTTAAGACTAAAGATGCTTGGATGAATTTCTTCTATTCATTCGGTGCTGCAATTGTAATTCTTGGAGCTTGGCTTAAAATTACTCACATTACATTGGGACCTATTAATGGTAATATTGCTCTTACAGTAGGACTTATTACTGAAGCGATTATCTTCATCATTTTTGCCTTCGATCCACCGAAAAATGAAGAGTCTTATGCTTGGGAGAATGTTTATCCTGAATTATTAGATAAACATGCAAATCCTAATCCGTTACATTCTAATGTTTCTACTAGAAATAATAATCATTTGGCGGAACTTGAAAACTCTCTTTCTGGTAAACTTGATAAAATGTTACAGGATGCTAAGCTTGATGTTCAATTATTTGACAGATTAAGATCAGGAATCGATAAATTTTCAAACTCTGTAGATCAGATTAACCAAACAGTTGATGTATCTGCTTCTACTCATAAATATAATGATCAGTTGAATAAAGCTGCTCAACACATGGAAAGCATGAATGCTCTTTACGCAATGCAGTTGGAAAGCGGAAAGAAACAATCAGAATTTGCAAACAAGTATGTTGAAGACATGCAAAAATCTGCTGAACAATCTGAAAAATTCAACCAAGAGTTACAAGGCTTAACGTCTAATTTAAATAACTTAAATAGAGTTTATGGCGGTATGTTAACTGCGATGAAGTCTTAA